From Bermanella sp. WJH001:
CATCGCCACAACTTTCTTTTACCCAGCTTTGGTCGTGTGGACATAAATCGGTAATCAATAGATAACCATTTTGATTTAATAACGTTGCACAGGTGGTTAACACCTCTGCTGGCGCTGGTATATGGTGCAGCACCATATTAAATGCCAATAAATCCACAGTGATACTACGGCTCAGAGCATCAAGTGGTTCGCCCAATACGAACTCTATGTTGGTTAAAGGGCAATGCTGTTTTGCTAATTCCAACATGGCTGGCGAATTATCTAAGGCATATACCTTGGTAAAACGCTCACTTAATGGTTTTAAAAAGCCACCTTTGCCTGGGCCCACTTCCATGGCTTGAGCCGTGTTGGCAAGCTCTATGGTTTTTAAGACTTCTTCAAGGCTTTCAGCGTAATGCTCGTATCCGGCAATTAAGTCCGTGACCTCGGTAAACTTACCGGCGTGTTTTTCAAAAAATAGTTGGCTTTGCTGTGCGCGCTCTGCGTAGATATTGGCTAAGCCTTGTTCTAAGTCTGCATGCCAGGTCATTGCGTCAATGGCGTTAAAAATACTGCTTCTGACCGCATCAAGGGTGGCACCATTTAATAATGTGCGACGGTAAAAAATCGAATTCCCCTCGCGGCGCGTGGTGACTAATTGCGCGCTGGCTAAAATCTTAAGGTGATGGCTCATGCGCGACTGGCTCACATTAAAAATATCGGCCAGCTCTAATACACCAAATGAGTCTTGCTCTAATAATTGCAGAATCTGTAAGCGCAGGCTGTCACCTGTGGCTTTGTTCAGCAGGGCAAGGTTATCGATGTTTGTGCTTGGGTCAGTAACAGGCACGCAGCACACCTAATGATTAACAGGTTGGCTAAGGTATCACTCTGGGTTGGATATGCCAATATCTATATTAAAATATTTTGATATAGGTTTTGGCGGCTTAATAGCCCACTGGAATGGCTGTGGGGAAGGGTAGCAGCTGGCTTATGCGTTATGGGTATAACTAAATGTCATTATCTTGGGTGTTAAGTGTGTGATATACATCAAGTTATGCCGGTAAAGGCCGATAATAAAAATAACAACAGAGGGATCGCCATGAACAAGAAAAACGCAATGAGCATTTTATTTTTCGCCAGCTTTTTAGCCATGGTTTTAGTGGGAATGGTGTATTTACAGCCCGAGAAACCACAACCGCAAACCGCTGAATATGACCTGCGTGGTTTCCCTGCGTTACCCAGTGAGCGTCAGTAACACCGCGCCCAGATGATGGACCGTAAGGACATAAAAAACGCCTCTGTTGAGGCGTTTTTTATGTGTGATGCAAATTAAAAGGTCAGCAGTTTGGGTTTGTACATTCTAAGGTTTGGCATGGTCATGCCAATGCTTGCGTTGATGTAGGTTGGGTCTGTCACGGTGTAACGACGCCCGTTTAGCTCCCAGCTGTCACCCGCGGTTTTGCCGTTTAAGGCAACCGCCGCCGCTATGTGCCCAGGGTAATCTAATAAAACCACTTCCAGTTTAAGTAATCGTTTTACCAGCCATGCAAATAACGCGGCGCGATCTTCACAATCGCTATATGGGTAATGCAGAGTTTCTACTGGGTATAAGTAGTTTTCTTCGCGGAACTGTTGCTCATCGGTTTTGTATTCAAATGCAGTTTGCACAAAGCGTAATAATAAATTCACAGCGTCTTGCTCGCTTTTACCCGTTACCAGCGGCGTAAGTTGCAGAAGTAATTCGTCAGCCGTGCTTTGTGGTAAACCTTCGTGGGCATATTGGCTAATGGCCAATTGTGGGGTGGTTTTTGCCAGCTCTATTTGGCCAAGGTCGTAATGCAATTTGATGTTGTGGGTTTGCCCTTGGTATTGAAAGCTCAAGTCTTTTTGCTGGATGTTATCCGATGCTAATAACTGCTGGTTATGATCAAAATCCAGAATTGTGCTGGCTCCTGAGTGTTTGCCATCATAGGTATAAGCACGACCTGTACTGAGTTTTTCACCATCAAGGCTGACTGCATAAAAGCGGGTGCCACTAAAAGTAAAGTAAGTGACACCAAATAAAGCTTGCTTGGATGGCATCAGCAAAAATGCGTTTTGGTTAAACGCCACACGAGCATTAAAGCCTGCTTTGACTAATAAATACCAAGTGGTCAGTTGTTGAGCGTTACGCCCAGACACGCCCAGGGCTTGCACGTAATGATGAAATAAAACTGCCGTGCCCCAAGGGTTGAGGTTGAGGTGTTTAGCGCTGGTGGTTAAATCATTAACGATTTTATCGTGGGGATGGCTGGCCAGTGCAGCGTAAAAATCAGCAATGTTGTCGCTGCTCATTTTACCGCTCAAGTTTTGTTTGAGCTGATTGTCTTCCGCTAAATTTAGGGTGTGGCCAAATAAGTTGACCTCAACAGTATTGCTAACAGGCTTAGGTTTAACAGGAGCTGGCTTTGGCGCTGGCTTGGGTTTAACGACGACAATAGGCTCAATTACTGGGGTGCGATCGGCAACAGGTTTGTCATCTTGTGGTTTTGGCGCTTTTGGTAGTAATGTCGGCTTGGGTTTTGTATCTAATACAACCGGTTTTTTGACCTCAACCGCTTTCCATTGTTGTTTTAAAAAGCCTAAAAAGGCTTTGTCTTCAGCGTCCATGTAATCTTGAAACGCTTGTTTGGCGTCACTCATATCCATGGCGTTTTGTTTGAGCCATTCATCGTATTCACTATCGGCAAATGTCATGGTGCTGATAATACTGAGTAGGCCGAGTACTGCTGGGTATTTCATGTGCATTCCTTCGTTATTTTTATTCCTGTGCTAACACTGACTGATTCTAAGATGAAAAGCCAGATATGATCCCATCCTTCATTGATGAATGGGCTATTCTCAGGGATAATACGCCCCCTTAATTATTGTGCCTAGCAGTGAGCCTTTGCTTACTGCCTTAAAAAGATCAAATAGATCAGGAGTCTCCATGACAGACCGTCGTCAGCTGGCCAACGCGATACGTGCATTGAGTATGGATGCCGTGCAAAAAGCAAAATCCGGCCATCCAGGTGCCCCAATGGGTATGGCGGACATTGCTGAGGTTCTATGGAATGACCATATGAACCACAACCCAGCGAATCCAGATTGGTTTGACCGTGACCGTTTTGTGCTGTCTAACGGCCATGGTTCTATGTTGATTTACTCTCTATTACACCTAACCGGTTATGAGTTAAGCATTGAAGACCTTAAGCAGTTCCGTCAAATGCACTCAAAAACCCCAGGTCACCCAGAATACGGTTATGCACCGGGTATCGAAACCACCACAGGCCCATTAGGTCAAGGTATCGCTAACGGCGTGGGCATGGCACTGGCTGAAAAAGTATTAGCCGCTCAATTTAATAAACCAGGTCACGACATTGTTAACCACAATACCTATGTATTCCTAGGCGATGGTTGCATGATGGAAGGTATCTCTCACGAAGCGTGTTCACTGGCCGGTACATTAGGTCTTGGTAAATTAATCGCGTTTTACGATGACAACGGTATTTCTATTGATGGTGAAGTAGAAGGCTGGTTCACTGACGATACGGTTAAACGTTTTGAATCTTACGGCTGGCAGGTGATTCCTGCGGTTGATGGTCATGATTCAGCGGCACTAGAAGCGGCGATCCAAGCCGGTAAAGCAGAAGCCAACAAACCAACTCTTATTTGCTGTAAAACCATCATCGGTTTTGGCTCGCCAAACAAAGAAGGCAAAGAAGACTGCCACGGCGCGCCACTAGGTGACGACGAAATTAAACTAACCAAAGAGCGTTTAGGTTGGAATCACGGTGCATTTGAAGTACCTGACGATGTATACGCTGGTTGGAGCGCAAAAGAAAAAGGCGCAGCCAAAGAAGCCGCTTGGAACGAAAAATTCGCAGCTTATGCTAAAGCCTTCCCAACAGAAGCGGCTGAATTTACCCGTCGAATGAAAGGTGAGCTACCAGCTGACTTCTCTGCAAAAGCCGATGCCTTTATTCAAGAATGCCAAGCAAAAGGCGAGAGCATTGCATCACGTAAAGCTTCTCAAAACGCCATTTGTGAATTGGCCCCTGCGTTGCCTGAAATTCTAGGCGGCTCTGCTGACCTTGCCGGTTCTAACTTAACACTTTGGCCACAAGCGAAAGGTATTGAAGCCAAAGACGCCTCTGGTAACTACGTTTTCTACGGTGTGCGTGAATTTGGTATGAGCGCCATCATGAACGGTGTCGCCTTGCACAAAGGTTTTGTAGCCTACGGTGCAACCTTCTTAATGTTCATGGAATACGCACGTAACGCCATTCGTATGGCAGCATTAATGCAGCAGCGTGCCATTCACGTTTACACACATGACTCTATTGGTCTGGGTGAAGATGGTCCAACTCACCAACCAGTTGAACAGCTAACTAACCTGCGTACCACGCCAAACCTAAACACATGGCGTCCATGTGATGCGGTTGAATCCGCGGTTGCTTGGAAAAACGCCGTTGAACGTGCCGATGGCCCAACCGCCATGATTTATTCTCGTCAAGGTTTGCCACACCAAGATCGCACCGCCGCTCAAGTGGCAGACATCAACAAAGGTGGTTACATCCTTAAAGATGCCGCCAACGCAAAAGCCATCATCATCGCCACCGGTTCTGAAATTGGCTTGGCCATGGATGCCGCTGCTGCACTTGAAGCCAAAGGCACACCTGTGCGTGTGGTTTCAATGCCATGTGCTGAAATCTTCTGTAAACAAGATGCTGCGTACATTGAATCTGTATTGCCAGCGGCTATTACTGCCCGTGTTGCAGTGGAAGCGGCCCATAAAGATTACTGGTACAAATTTGTTGGCCTAAACGGCGCGGTTGTGGGCATGGATACCTTTGGTGAGTCAGCGCCGATTGCGGACTTGATGAAGCATTTTGGCTTTACCGTGGACGCAGTAGTTGCCGCAGTAGAAGGCGTACTGTAACGCTGTTGTCAGTCAGGCGTCTGGTGCCGGACGTCTGACGCAAAGATTTCAAAGCGTCTCAATGGGGCGCTTTTTAATGGAAGTGTAAATAGCGTCTGTCGTCCGACGTCTGACTGGGAAAATCATGTCACTAAAAATTGCAATCAACGGTTTTGGTCGTATCGGGCGCTGTGTCCTGCGGGCCATCTATGAGCGCAATTTGCAAAATGACATTGTCATTGTGGCCATTAATGAGCTGGCGGATTGTGAAACCATTAGCTACATGCTGCGTTACGACAGCACTCATGGTCGTTTTCCGTTTGATGTGTCGGTGGAAAAAGATGTATTAAGCATCACGGATGGTCAAGGCGTTGCGCGTCATATTCAAATTTTGCACGAAGCAGAAATTGAAAATTTGCCTTGGAGAAATTTAAACGCAGATGCCGTTTTAGAATGTACGGGTCAGTTTAAAAACCAAGAACAATTGCAACCTCATTTAGATCAAGGCGCAAAAAAAATATTGTTAAGTCAGCCTGGTGAGTCGGATGTGGATTTCACCTTGATTGCCGGTGTAAACCAAAACGATTTAACAGCGGATCATAAAATTGTGTCAGTAGGTTCGTGTTCGACCAATTGTGTATTGCCTGTGATGGCGATTTTAGATGAACAATTTGGTATCGAAAGTGGCGTGAGTACCACCATTCATTCGGCTATGAGTGACCAGCCTGTGATTGATGCGTATTCCAGTGATTTACGTCGTACCCGTGCTGCTGTTGCCAGTATTATTCCGGTGGATACCGCCTTACCAAAAGGTATCGCCCGTATCATGCCGCATTTAGATGGCTGCATTGAAAGTTTGCATTTACGTGTGCCCACATTAAATGTGTCGGCTATGGATTTAACCTTGCAGTTAAAAAATAAAATCACGGCTGAGCAAATTAATACATTATTAAAACAACACAGCTTAGCCGACTTAAAAGGTTTAATTGGTTTTAGTAATGAGCCCCATGCGTCGGTGGATTTTAATCACGATGCACGCAGCGGTGTAATCGATGGTACGCAAACTCGAGTAAGCGGTGAACGCTTATTAAAGTTATTAATTTGGTTTGATAACGAATGGGGATTTGCCAATCGCATGGTGGATGCGTTGCAGCAAGGTGCCTTTAAACAGAATTTGTAGTTTTGTGTCGGATGTCTGGAGTCGGACGTCGGATGCAAAATATATTAAGTAAGATTTCAATAGTTAAAAATTCATATATAAAAAATTAAAAGCGTTATTGAGGAAGCTAATACAAGGCAAAAAAATTGAGAACACCGGAGCTTAGCGTGCTAAGTGAGGATTTCGAAAATATTTTTTAACGCAGTAGTAGCGACGTAAATAGCTTTTACTCAGGAGAGATAATATGACTGTACTACGCATGGCCGACCAAAATCTTAAGGGCAAACGCGTTTTAATTCGTGAAGATTTAAACGTGCCGGTTAAAGATGGCAAAGTCACTTCCGATGCACGTATTCGCGCGTCATTGCCAACTATTAAACTGGCTCTTGAAGCTGGCGCAAAAGTAATTGTTATGTCTCACCTTGGCCGTCCAACTGAAGGCGAGTACGAAGAAAAATTCTCCATGCAGCCTGTGGCTAATTACCTAAGCGACGCCCTAGGTAAAGACGTACCTGTGATCAAAGATTTTGCTGCGGGCATAGACGTAGCCGATGGCGAATTAGTATTACTAGAAAACGTACGCTTTAACAAAGGCGAGAAAAAAGACGAAGACGACCTAGCCAAAGCTTACGCTGCACTTTGTGATGTGTTTGTGATGGATGCATTTGGTACGGCCCACCGTGCGCAAGCCTCTACTCATGGTGTAGCCAAGTTTGCACCAATTGCTTGTGCTGGCCCGTTATTAGCTGCTGAGTTAGATGCGCTGGGTAAAGCATTAGATAAACCTGAGCGCCCATTGGTTGCAATCGTAGGTGGCTCAAAAGTTTCGACCAAACTTGAAGTACTAGAAAGCCTATCTGATATTTGTGATCAAATCATTGTAGGTGGTGGTATCGCCAATACGTTCTTGGCAGCGGCTGGCAAACCAGTGGGTAAATCTTTATATGAAGAAGATTTAGTACCACAAGCAAAAGCCCTAATGGAAAAAGTATCCATTCCTGTACCCACTGATGTTGTGTGTGCAAAAGAATTTGCGGAAAGCGCAGAAGCCACTTTGAAATCGGCGGATGATGTTTTAGCCGATGACATGATTTTTGATATTGGCCCTGATTCTGCGAAAGCATTAGCGGCGCAATTAAAAGAAGCCAAAACCATTATTTGGAACGGCCCAGTTGGTGTATTCGAATTTGACCAATTTGGTGAAGGCACCAAAGCCCTTTCTTTGGCCATTGCCGAAAGTGCTGGTTTTTCTATCGCTGGGGGCGGCGACACTTTAGCGGCTGTGGATAAGTACGATATCGCCGATAAAGTTTCTTACATTTCAACCGGTGGTGGTGCGTTCCTTGAGTTTGTTGAAGGTAAAGTATTACCAGCCGTAGCGATTCTAGAAGAACGCGCTAAGTAATCAGTCGGACGTCTGGTGTCAGACGTCGGGCGCGGGTTAAGATATAGGCATTATGTTGATCTTAATCTAATAGATTTAAAAATTCGTTCGGGGCGGACTTAATAACAGCATACGTCTGACCCCAGACTCCAGACTTTAAATAGAGGACACACACATGGCACTTATTTCCCTACGCCAAATGTTGGATCACGCAGCCGAATACGGTTATGGCGTGCCAGCGTTCAACGTAAACAACTTAGAGCAAATGCGTGCCATCATGATGGCGGCGGATCTAACGGATTCTCCGGTTATCGTGCAGGCGTCTGCCGGTGCCCGTAAATATGCTGGTGCGCCTTTCTTGCGTCACCTGATTTTGGCGGCCATTGAAGAATTCCCTCACATTCCAGTATGTATGCACCAAGACCACGGTGCGTCGCCAACGGTTTGTCAGCGTTCTATCCAGCTAGGTTTTTCATCAGTGATGATGGACGGCTCTTTGGGCGAAGACGGCAAAACGCCAATGTCTTATGAGTACAACGTCGATGTGACTCGTCGCACGGTTGAAATGGCGCACGGTTGTGGTGTGTCCGTTGAGGGTGAGCTAGGTGTGTTAGGTTCTTTAGAAACCGGTCAAGCGGGTGAAGAAGATGGCGTGGGCGCGGAAGGTATTTTAACTCACGATCAAATGCTAACCGACCCAGAAGAAGCGGCAGATTTTGTTAAGCAAACCGGTGTTGATGCACTAGCCATTGCATGTGGTACCTCTCACGGTGCTTACAAGTTCACTCGTCCACCAACGGACGATATTCTAGCGGTTGACCGTATTAAAGAAATCCACAAGCGTATTCCAAATACTCACCTTGTGATGCACGGCTCGTCTTCTGTGCCGCAAGAGTGGTTAGCCATCATCAATGAATTTGGTGGTGAGATTCCAGAAACTTACGGTGTGCCGGTTGAGCAAATCGTTGAAGGCATCAAACACGGTGTACGTAAGGTTAATATCGATACGGATTTACGTTTAGCCTCTACTGGTGCGATCCGTCGTTTCTTGGCTGAAAACCCAAGCGAATTTGATCCACGTAAATATCTAGCGGCCTCTGTTAAAGCCATGCAAGAAATCTGTGTGGCGCGTTACGAAGCATTTGGTACTGCTGGTAATGCGTCTAAAATCAAAGCATTGTCTTTAGATGCTATGTTTGATCGTTATCAGTCGGGTGAACTTAACCCTCAAGTTAAGTAATTCACGCTTTAGTGATTGAATAACAAAAACGCCTGCAACTGCAGGCGTTTTTGTTTATGGTACATAAAAAAAATAAGACTCATATTATGGCCGAAGAAATTCAATGGGATTTAGTCAATCCGTTTTTAATGACCATTACCGTCAAAGCTGATGAAACCGATCGTCTGGGTCATACAAATAATCAAGTGTATTTAAAGTGGCTTGAGCAAATCAGTTGGCAGCATGTTGAATCGTTGGGCATGGACTGGGCCATGCATGAACGCCTCTCACGGGCCATGGCCATTACTCGCACAGAGATTGATTACCTTGCAGCTTCTTATGACGGTGATGAGTTGTTATTAGCGACTTGGATTGATAAAAGTGATCAGCGCTTAACGTCTTCGCGTCGCTTTCAGTTGGTTCGTTTAAATGATCATAAAACCATTATAAAAGCCCAATCGTTTTATGCGTGTATTGATTTAAAATCGGGCCGCCCTGCTCGTATGCCCAAAGAATTTGTGAAGGTACATGCAAAGGCCATATCAGCCCATTGTCTTAAGCAATAATGTTCATTAAGTTGCAAGAATACTGGGCTAAACTTAACTCAGATGTATCAAGGATTTGAGAGTACACAGATGAATCAAGCAGGCATTGAAATGAAATGGACCCCAGAGCAAGTACGAGGGCAAATACCGCCTTTGAGTATGGAGCTGCTTGGCAAAGACATGCCTGACTTAATCAATGTTTATAATCAATATTATGGCTTAGATCTAGAGACAAAATTCATTGGATTACAGCATGTGGTCGGCACGTTTGACGCAGCCGAATTTAATATAAGTGGTCATTTATTTGCCTTGCCTGAGGCAAAAGGCACAGTGTTATTGGTACACGGTTATTATGATCATGTTGGGATCTACAATCACATTATTGAGCACTGCTTATCTCAGGGTTTTAATGTGTTTAGTTATGATTTACCCGGCCATGGGTTAAGCAGTGGCGAGCGCGCCGCCATTGATTCGTTTCGACAGTATGATCAGGTGTTTTGCGCGGCACTTGATTGGGTGCAAACAGCCCTGCCTGAGCCATTAGTTGTCATAGGGCAAAGCACCGGTGGGGCGGTGATTATTAATTATTTATTGAGCCGTGGCATAAATAAAACCAATAGCCCATTTGCCAATATCTTTTTAATGGCGCCGTTAGTGCGCCCTGTTGATTGGAAACTATCTAAGTTGTTTTACTATTTAGCCCGCCCGTTTGTGAAGCAGCTTAAAAGAGAATTTGCACAAAACTCCCATAACTTGGACTTCTTGTCCTTTATCAGTACCTCTGACCCATTGCAGCCATTGTTTTTAAAAACGAATTGGGTGGGAGCCTTGAAAAAGTGGATAAAGTTTATTGAGGCGAGTGAACCGGTGGATTTAAACATTCATGTCATTCAAGGTACGCAAGATGGCACGGTGGACTACCGCCACAACATGCTGGTATTAGAAGACAAATTCACAGGTTTTGATGTGACGTTTGTAGAGCAAGGCCGTCATCATCTTGCAAACGAAGAACCGATCAAATTACAGCAAGTATTAGCGGCCATGACGCCGTTGATTTAACCGCAGTGGGTCAAACCTAGTACTTGCTATCAATAATCGCTAAACTGCTGCCCTAATAATAATTTTAATAAGAAATTCATGGAGCGAAGTAGTTATGCTTAGGTCGTTAAAATTTATATCACTGCTGTGTATCAGTGTGTGGCTGGTGGGCTGTGCCACCTACGGGCAGGATGTTCGAAAAGGCTTAGATCTGACTCAGCAAGGCCAATATAAAGAGGCCGCCGGTGCCTTTGAAAAGGCATTGGACCCCCAAGGCGATGATCGCCTGCTTTATTACACTGAGCTTGGCATGGTGTATCACCTTGCCGGCGATTATGAAAAATCCAATCGTTTACTAGAAACCGCAGAACGTATATCAGAAGATTTATACACTAAACGTGTCAGTGACATGCTCACCACCGCCATGACGAACCCTCGCCAAGGGCCGTATCGCGCGGCTAATTTCGAACGCGTCTTCATCAATTATTATAAAGCTCTTAACTATATGATGCTGGCGCTTGATAGCGGTGATGCAAAAATGCGTGAACGTTCTTTAGAAGGGGCACGCATTGAAAGCCGTCGCATGGATATGGTGTTAAGTGACATCGAAACCCAAAAGGGCAGCTATCAAGAACAAGCGGATCGTGAGAAGTCCATGTTCTCAAAACTCATGCGTATCTTTAATGCTTTATCGGGTGAAATTATTGATCGCGATAAAATCGTTTATCGCAATGACGCATTTGGTCATTACCTTGCGGGCATGATTTATGAGCAATATAAAGAATATGATGATGCTCGTGTGGCGTATCAAAAATCAGCTTCTCTATATGAAGACGGTTATCAAAAACAATATGGCTTAAAGTCAGAGATGACCGAGCAAGCTTGGTTTGACACCATTCGCATGATGCAAAAAGCGGGCGGCTGGCGCAACGAGTGGCCGCAACTAAGCCAAAGTAAATTAAGTAAAGATAAACGCCAATTATTAAAAGATTTTAATGAAATGGGGCACTTGGTGGTTCTTGAGCACACAGGCTTAGTGCCTGAGCGTGACGAGATGAACATGTTATTAACCGCTGACCCTAATACTCGCCAAGTGGTGATTAATCCAATTTTAACCGGTGACCCAAGTCGCCAGCTTGACCAGCGTTTTTGGTTTTATGCGCTTTATGCTGATAAAGGCATTACCGATTTAATCAGTGCTGTATACGAAGGGCGAGTCATTCCTGCACTGCTGCAATACTCAATGGTTAAACGAGAGTACTTGGGCCCATTATGGGACGTTGCCGACGGTCTGGGTTTGGTTGAAGTCATGAGACAAGGTATGCGTATCACGGTGCCATATTATCGCGTGACTTCTTATTCCGGTGCTCGTGACTCTAGTTTGAATGTTGGTGGGTCAGAATACCCTTTAATTTCAGGACAGTCGGTGGCTCATTTAGCGGTACAGCAGCAATTATTGGATGCCAGTGTTGATATTCAAGAAGCCATGGCCCGTGAAGCATTTAAGAATTTAACCGCTGCTCAAGCGGCTTCTGTGGGCGGTGATGCTGGTGCCGTACTTGGCTTTTTAGGCAAGATAGCAGCCAATGCAACCTCAGCGGCCGAAACGCGCAACTGGTTACTGCTACCTGATCAAATTAAAGTGACCCGTATTCCTTTAAGTGCTGGTACTCATACCGTGACCCTAAACAGTGAGCCGGCAAAAGGGCAAAAACAAACCCAAACAAAACAAGTAGAAATTAAGCCTGGTGAGATGACACTGTGGAAAGTCAGAACTTTTCCGGTGAAAGCTAATCAGACCACTCAACAAGTGGGTTTATAGTGTCAAGTGCACTAAAATAAAGACCGATATAATTTGAACATCAAGAAGGAAGCAACGATGAAAAAAGTAGTAACGTATGCCGTAATGGCGGGTTTATGCGCAACCTTATTAAGTGGTTGTGGTGGCACCCGTGTGAATCGCGTAGATGCTAATCAAGAGATTGCGCTGACAGACAAGTGGAATGATAAAGACTCACAACTTGTGAGTGAAGAAATGATTGGTGACATGCTGTCATTTCCATGGATCCGTGATTTTAAAAGCAATAACGGTGGTGATAAACCAACGGTGATTATTCAACGTGTTCGTAACAAGAGCCATGAACATATTTCAGCGGATACATTCTTAAACGATCTAAAACGCGCCATTATTCGCAGCGGCGATGCTCGCTTTGTGGCCAGCGCTGATGAACGATCTGATGTGCGTGATGAGCGTGCCGATCAAGAATTAAATGCTAAAAAAGCAAAGGCCATGGGTAATGAAACCGCTGCAGACTTTGCATTATCAGGAAGCATTAATTCGTTTGTTGATCAGTTAGATGGTGATCGTGTGACCACGTATCAAGTGGATCTTAAATTGATCAACATGGAAACCAATGAAGAAGTATGGAACGGTCAGAAAAAACTGAAAAAGCTACAAGAAAAATCTAGCTACGGCTGGTAATTATTGATTCAGTGGTTTCATAAAAACAACCCTTCAAGGTAGAAGTGTATGCGTTTAATGGTCGCCGTTGTGACGGCAAGTTTATTGCTAACGGCTTGTGTTGGTAATCCAAGCAAGAAACAAACAGATACCACCCCGCACTGGGTGGTTGATGAACCCGTACAAGGTGGCCACGTATATGGTGTGGGCAGTGCTCCAGTTTATGGTGATGCTGCTCGCGCCCTTCAACAGGCTCAAGATGCTGCTCGCGTGACGATGATTCAAAAATTGAAAGTGACGGTGTCGGGTACCTTGTCGGTGGATACACAAGAGGTGCGTCAAACGGGTCAGCAAACTCAATTGATGAAAACCGTACGCAATACCATTAGCAGCACCATTCCTAATGCTGAATTAGACAATGTAGTGGTTGAAGAAAATTTTGTAGATAAGCCAAACAAAGTAGCCTACAGCTTAGTACATCTAGATCGAATCAAAGCGGCGAGTAAATTGCGTCAGCGCATTAATGATCTTGATATGCAAATTACCGCATTGAATGATAAGACTTCAACTAATCAAGACACATTAAAACAATTGCAAGGTTTGATGCCAGCTCTTAAGTGGTTTGAACAACGTCAGCGCCTGTCTGAGCAAATGCAGTTGGTGGATGTAAATAACCGCAGCGTAACAAAAGATGAGATGTTGGTGGCGGTTGAAGATCGTATCAAATCATTATTCGATGCCTTAGTGGTTAATTTGATCCCAAGTAATTCTGATGGCAGTAAAATGCGTGATGGCTTGGTGGAATCATTGACGGATTTAGGATTGCGCATTAGTGGGCAGTCTCCCCACTTAACATTTCGTTATGCTGCTACGTTGCGTCCTGTAGAAAAAGCAGGTCGATTTATCGTGTTTGCTTCTGGCAAGGTGAGTATTGAAGATGCCAACGGACGTACATTAAGCAGTTTTACCCGTGAAGCAAAAGGGGTAAGTGCGGCCTCAGGTGAGCAAGCTGAATATAAGGC
This genomic window contains:
- a CDS encoding metalloregulator ArsR/SmtB family transcription factor — protein: MPVTDPSTNIDNLALLNKATGDSLRLQILQLLEQDSFGVLELADIFNVSQSRMSHHLKILASAQLVTTRREGNSIFYRRTLLNGATLDAVRSSIFNAIDAMTWHADLEQGLANIYAERAQQSQLFFEKHAGKFTEVTDLIAGYEHYAESLEEVLKTIELANTAQAMEVGPGKGGFLKPLSERFTKVYALDNSPAMLELAKQHCPLTNIEFVLGEPLDALSRSITVDLLAFNMVLHHIPAPAEVLTTCATLLNQNGYLLITDLCPHDQSWVKESCGDVWLGLDPEEIKHWAREAGLTHQHQVFVGLRNGFQIQIQLFKKR
- the tkt gene encoding transketolase; this encodes MTDRRQLANAIRALSMDAVQKAKSGHPGAPMGMADIAEVLWNDHMNHNPANPDWFDRDRFVLSNGHGSMLIYSLLHLTGYELSIEDLKQFRQMHSKTPGHPEYGYAPGIETTTGPLGQGIANGVGMALAEKVLAAQFNKPGHDIVNHNTYVFLGDGCMMEGISHEACSLAGTLGLGKLIAFYDDNGISIDGEVEGWFTDDTVKRFESYGWQVIPAVDGHDSAALEAAIQAGKAEANKPTLICCKTIIGFGSPNKEGKEDCHGAPLGDDEIKLTKERLGWNHGAFEVPDDVYAGWSAKEKGAAKEAAWNEKFAAYAKAFPTEAAEFTRRMKGELPADFSAKADAFIQECQAKGESIASRKASQNAICELAPALPEILGGSADLAGSNLTLWPQAKGIEAKDASGNYVFYGVREFGMSAIMNGVALHKGFVAYGATFLMFMEYARNAIRMAALMQQRAIHVYTHDSIGLGEDGPTHQPVEQLTNLRTTPNLNTWRPCDAVESAVAWKNAVERADGPTAMIYSRQGLPHQDRTAAQVADINKGGYILKDAANAKAIIIATGSEIGLAMDAAAALEAKGTPVRVVSMPCAEIFCKQDAAYIESVLPAAITARVAVEAAHKDYWYKFVGLNGAVVGMDTFGESAPIADLMKHFGFTVDAVVAAVEGVL
- a CDS encoding glyceraldehyde 3-phosphate dehydrogenase NAD-binding domain-containing protein, with translation MSLKIAINGFGRIGRCVLRAIYERNLQNDIVIVAINELADCETISYMLRYDSTHGRFPFDVSVEKDVLSITDGQGVARHIQILHEAEIENLPWRNLNADAVLECTGQFKNQEQLQPHLDQGAKKILLSQPGESDVDFTLIAGVNQNDLTADHKIVSVGSCSTNCVLPVMAILDEQFGIESGVSTTIHSAMSDQPVIDAYSSDLRRTRAAVASIIPVDTALPKGIARIMPHLDGCIESLHLRVPTLNVSAMDLTLQLKNKITAEQINTLLKQHSLADLKGLIGFSNEPHASVDFNHDARSGVIDGTQTRVSGERLLKLLIWFDNEWGFANRMVDALQQGAFKQNL
- a CDS encoding phosphoglycerate kinase, whose translation is MTVLRMADQNLKGKRVLIREDLNVPVKDGKVTSDARIRASLPTIKLALEAGAKVIVMSHLGRPTEGEYEEKFSMQPVANYLSDALGKDVPVIKDFAAGIDVADGELVLLENVRFNKGEKKDEDDLAKAYAALCDVFVMDAFGTAHRAQASTHGVAKFAPIACAGPLLAAELDALGKALDKPERPLVAIVGGSKVSTKLEVLESLSDICDQIIVGGGIANTFLAAAGKPVGKSLYEEDLVPQAKALMEKVSIPVPTDVVCAKEFAESAEATLKSADDVLADDMIFDIGPDSAKALAAQLKEAKTIIWNGPVGVFEFDQFGEGTKALSLAIAESAGFSIAGGGDTLAAVDKYDIADKVSYISTGGGAFLEFVEGKVLPAVAILEERAK